One Pleurocapsa sp. PCC 7327 DNA segment encodes these proteins:
- a CDS encoding B12-binding domain-containing radical SAM protein, with amino-acid sequence MRILLVYPVFPPTFWSYNKILELVNRKVLLPPLGLITVAAILPQEWKFKLVDRNIRPVTEEEWAWADLVVLSAMIVQKQDLLEQIQEAKQRGKLVAVGGPYATSVPSEPQSAGADFLILDEGEITLPMFVEALQKGETSGVFRAMEKPDVTTTPVPRYDLLELDAYDSMSIQFSRGCPFQCEFCDIIVLYGRKPRTKTPAQLLKELDYLYELGWRRGVFMVDDNFIGNKRNVKLLLRELKVWQAEHHYPFRFNTEASVDLADDPELMELMVECYFDAVFLGIETPDEESLQLTKKFQNTRSSLADSVDKIVRAGIRPMAGFIIGFDGEKKGAASRIIRFVEQAAIPTAMFGMLQALPNTALWHRLEKEGRLRISGRQDINQTTLMNFVPTRPIEDIAKEYIEAFWTLYDPEVFLDRTYRCFLKLGAPKCKAPFKMPSWVDLRALGIVIWRQGFKRNTRWKFWHHLFSILKNNPAVWEHYLTVCAHNEHFLEYRQIVRDEIEAQLAEFQRQEAKLEREEAIAS; translated from the coding sequence TTGAGGATCTTATTAGTCTATCCGGTATTTCCGCCGACTTTCTGGTCGTATAACAAAATTCTTGAATTAGTCAACCGCAAAGTCTTATTGCCCCCTTTGGGGTTAATTACCGTGGCAGCAATTCTGCCCCAAGAGTGGAAATTTAAGCTAGTCGATCGCAACATTCGTCCCGTCACCGAAGAAGAATGGGCATGGGCAGATCTCGTCGTTCTCTCGGCAATGATCGTACAAAAGCAGGATTTACTAGAGCAAATCCAAGAAGCAAAACAACGGGGTAAATTAGTCGCCGTCGGCGGTCCCTATGCGACTTCCGTGCCATCCGAACCCCAGAGCGCAGGGGCAGATTTCCTGATTTTAGACGAAGGGGAAATCACCCTGCCGATGTTTGTCGAAGCCTTACAAAAAGGAGAAACTAGCGGAGTTTTCCGCGCCATGGAAAAACCCGATGTTACGACAACCCCCGTCCCTCGCTACGATTTGTTGGAGTTGGATGCCTATGACTCGATGTCGATTCAGTTTTCGCGGGGATGTCCCTTCCAGTGCGAATTCTGCGATATCATCGTTCTTTACGGTCGCAAACCGCGAACCAAAACCCCTGCCCAACTTTTAAAAGAATTGGATTATCTCTACGAATTGGGGTGGCGACGGGGCGTGTTTATGGTAGATGACAATTTTATTGGCAATAAGCGCAATGTCAAGTTATTGCTCAGAGAATTAAAAGTCTGGCAAGCCGAACACCACTATCCTTTTCGTTTTAATACAGAAGCCTCAGTCGATCTCGCAGACGATCCAGAATTGATGGAGTTAATGGTGGAATGCTACTTTGATGCCGTGTTTTTAGGCATTGAAACGCCAGATGAAGAGAGTTTACAACTCACAAAGAAATTTCAAAATACTCGCAGTTCTCTGGCAGATAGCGTCGATAAGATCGTTCGTGCGGGAATACGCCCAATGGCAGGGTTTATTATCGGTTTTGATGGCGAGAAAAAAGGCGCTGCCTCCCGGATTATTCGCTTTGTCGAACAAGCAGCCATTCCCACCGCTATGTTTGGAATGTTGCAAGCATTGCCTAACACTGCCCTTTGGCATCGCTTGGAAAAAGAGGGGCGTTTGCGCATAAGTGGCAGACAAGATATCAATCAGACCACCCTGATGAACTTTGTCCCCACGCGCCCCATCGAAGATATTGCCAAGGAATACATCGAGGCATTTTGGACGCTGTACGACCCTGAGGTCTTCCTAGATCGTACCTATCGCTGTTTCTTGAAGCTAGGTGCCCCCAAGTGCAAAGCTCCCTTTAAGATGCCTAGCTGGGTGGATTTACGTGCGCTAGGGATTGTCATTTGGCGGCAAGGTTTCAAACGCAACACTCGTTGGAAATTCTGGCATCATCTCTTTAGCATTCTCAAGAATAATCCGGCAGTTTGGGAACATTATCTAACCGTATGCGCCCATAACGAGCATTTTCTCGAATATCGCCAAATTGTTCGCGACGAGATCGAGGCACAATTGGCAGAGTTTCAACGACAAGAAGCTAAGCTAGAAAGGGAAGAAGCGATCGCCTCCTAA
- a CDS encoding HNH endonuclease: MSSATEILDRSVVVFSKNYLPISRVNIRRAICLLVTGKAEPMEFADGMIFEVRSPNLILEVPAHIRLKIHSRERIWKVPPVSRREVLRRDKHQCQYCGSGKRLTLDHVIPRSKGGKHTWDNVVIACEPCNSRKGDRTPQEAGMLLKMIPKAPIHPAIAFAERFWRKQQLDSELKTIN; the protein is encoded by the coding sequence GTGAGCAGTGCAACTGAAATATTAGATCGATCGGTAGTGGTGTTTTCAAAAAACTATCTTCCCATTAGTCGGGTCAATATCCGACGCGCCATTTGCCTGCTAGTGACTGGCAAAGCCGAACCGATGGAGTTTGCCGATGGAATGATTTTTGAAGTTCGTTCGCCGAACCTAATTCTAGAAGTCCCCGCCCATATTCGTCTCAAAATTCACAGTCGAGAGCGAATCTGGAAAGTGCCTCCCGTCAGTCGGCGCGAGGTGCTACGGCGAGACAAACATCAGTGTCAATACTGCGGGAGTGGCAAACGCTTAACGCTCGACCACGTAATTCCGCGCTCGAAAGGTGGAAAACATACTTGGGATAATGTAGTTATCGCTTGCGAGCCGTGTAACTCCCGTAAAGGCGATCGCACTCCCCAGGAAGCTGGAATGCTGTTGAAAATGATTCCTAAGGCTCCTATTCACCCCGCGATCGCTTTCGCCGAACGGTTTTGGCGCAAACAACAACTGGATTCGGAATTAAAAACAATTAATTAG
- a CDS encoding alr0857 family protein → MLKLTYTENGFNLEHLAQSLEDWVTTRVILALRSGTGFYAEPSTAAFLLPADLPYLSDLEKLVQKENGESIELSFCDGEYVEVILQGTWLASLPDSEEGIFVTVMSQRTEFFLYQLWQEVQIGASVVND, encoded by the coding sequence ATGCTGAAACTTACCTATACTGAAAATGGCTTTAATTTAGAGCATCTGGCTCAATCTCTCGAAGATTGGGTAACTACCAGAGTTATTCTCGCTCTGCGATCTGGGACGGGTTTCTATGCCGAACCCAGCACGGCTGCCTTTTTACTCCCCGCCGATTTGCCCTACTTGAGCGATCTAGAAAAACTCGTTCAAAAGGAAAACGGCGAGAGCATCGAACTATCTTTTTGCGATGGCGAGTATGTCGAAGTCATCCTGCAAGGAACTTGGCTAGCTTCATTGCCAGATAGCGAAGAAGGAATATTTGTTACTGTCATGAGCCAACGAACTGAATTTTTCCTCTACCAACTGTGGCAGGAAGTTCAAATTGGGGCTTCTGTAGTTAATGACTGA
- a CDS encoding RAMP superfamily CRISPR-associated protein, which produces MSPQPIQRPQRPITRPNRSQQSSNHNGGGNNDGHGNRRNNNGGNNNGGNNQPPSPWLNSDKPPRPDSTASFVEYLRWMREPEREYKDATKIQILQLAQENANYRDRLKQLNQRTELIAGKENTFTVKCPWRIRVGGHRGPESILLPAFDALGMPYIPASTLRGVARTQAIREIVAAEKIKWSAAEQKIAPYFGSIDTDNPQHSTGKVVFLDAYPLPSKTGGLSMDMANNIWKWDENRQPKYESNPNVFLSLQESSFLIGLRLASNCQDKEVLNKIKKWLIKGLQAGVGSQINTGYGQLILGDRDKSSSEFFRVKFAVEGQLIHAHQKFANIRQPFQTARDGNLKTDRNGNLKPATSAVPEVRPTAFKSMLRYWFRAFALGVLPVEQVMNWEGQIFGAITPKQQLGWVRVNIINGQLIQPEPKRNNERRGEQEGILTLSYSVAAPQDKSQAISSLFKNLTWMMFNLGGIGQGARRPCYSRQNRPYAPWFRGSTFFVDADLENPNSFWYAPESAKNFQKLFQTRLKTFYTALEQLIPNSNIAKNINSLLSFNNPSDRNWSDAADNHCRIVVCSGQEQYGKPHALAVLHGQDLKVTNSRGQLDYDGNLCGQTNKPVKPSPVWIADLEDYQVVTVFGATANPRSKYLHNLRQRSQQYYQIFPFTTN; this is translated from the coding sequence ATGTCTCCTCAACCTATTCAACGACCTCAAAGACCGATAACAAGACCTAATAGATCTCAACAATCTTCCAATCATAATGGTGGAGGAAATAACGACGGTCATGGAAATAGAAGAAATAATAATGGAGGAAACAACAATGGAGGAAATAACCAACCTCCTTCGCCTTGGCTAAACTCGGATAAACCACCTAGACCTGATTCTACAGCTAGTTTTGTCGAATACTTGCGTTGGATGCGTGAACCAGAACGGGAATATAAAGACGCGACTAAAATACAGATCTTGCAATTAGCCCAGGAAAATGCCAATTATCGCGATCGCCTGAAGCAATTAAATCAACGTACCGAACTAATCGCAGGTAAAGAAAACACCTTTACAGTCAAATGCCCCTGGCGTATTCGTGTTGGCGGACATCGCGGACCCGAAAGTATATTATTACCCGCTTTTGATGCTTTGGGAATGCCCTATATTCCAGCCAGTACCCTTCGCGGTGTAGCTAGAACTCAAGCCATTCGAGAAATAGTTGCTGCGGAAAAGATTAAATGGTCGGCAGCAGAACAAAAAATAGCCCCTTACTTTGGTTCGATTGATACCGATAATCCGCAACATAGTACGGGAAAAGTAGTTTTTCTCGATGCCTATCCTTTACCCAGTAAAACTGGTGGTTTGAGTATGGATATGGCAAATAATATTTGGAAATGGGATGAAAATCGGCAACCCAAATACGAATCTAACCCCAATGTTTTCCTATCTCTTCAAGAATCTAGTTTTTTAATTGGTTTACGTTTAGCTAGTAATTGTCAGGATAAAGAAGTTTTAAATAAAATCAAAAAATGGTTAATCAAAGGCTTACAAGCTGGTGTAGGTTCGCAAATTAATACTGGATACGGACAGTTAATTTTAGGCGATCGAGATAAATCTAGTAGTGAATTTTTCCGCGTTAAATTTGCCGTAGAAGGGCAATTAATTCACGCTCACCAAAAGTTTGCTAATATCAGACAGCCATTTCAAACAGCTCGAGATGGCAATTTAAAAACTGATAGAAATGGAAACCTAAAACCTGCTACTTCTGCCGTTCCTGAAGTTCGTCCTACGGCTTTTAAATCAATGCTGCGCTATTGGTTTCGGGCTTTTGCTTTGGGTGTATTACCTGTCGAACAAGTCATGAATTGGGAAGGTCAAATTTTTGGTGCCATTACTCCCAAACAACAGTTAGGTTGGGTAAGGGTAAATATTATTAATGGTCAATTAATTCAACCAGAACCAAAAAGAAATAACGAGCGACGTGGCGAACAAGAAGGTATTTTAACCTTATCTTATTCTGTGGCTGCACCTCAAGATAAAAGCCAAGCAATTTCATCTTTATTCAAAAATCTTACTTGGATGATGTTTAATCTTGGTGGCATTGGACAAGGTGCGAGAAGACCCTGTTATTCTCGTCAAAATCGACCATATGCCCCTTGGTTTCGCGGTTCTACTTTCTTTGTTGATGCAGACTTAGAAAACCCTAATTCTTTTTGGTATGCACCAGAATCAGCTAAAAATTTTCAAAAGTTATTTCAAACCAGGCTTAAAACTTTTTATACTGCTTTAGAACAATTAATTCCTAATAGCAATATTGCTAAAAATATTAATTCTCTTCTATCTTTTAATAATCCAAGCGATCGCAATTGGTCTGATGCAGCAGATAATCATTGCCGTATTGTAGTTTGTTCGGGACAAGAACAATACGGCAAACCCCATGCTTTAGCTGTTTTACACGGTCAAGATTTGAAAGTTACTAACTCAAGAGGTCAATTAGATTACGATGGCAATCTTTGCGGACAAACTAATAAGCCTGTCAAACCTTCTCCTGTTTGGATAGCGGATTTAGAAGATTATCAAGTAGTTACAGTTTTTGGTGCAACCGCTAATCCTCGATCTAAATATCTACACAATTTACGTCAGCGATCGCAGCAGTATTATCAAATATTTCCTTTTACAACTAACTAA
- the cmr4 gene encoding type III-B CRISPR module RAMP protein Cmr4, which translates to MINYAYLYLLSPLHTGGTTQEGNLLGIARESHTNFPYIPSSSIRGRLRASVEDKDQKFKLFGTDLENASQLEQGTIWIGDGSLLWLPVPSLSHGVVWVSCPMLLKRWARFTGKLNRIPVEYSCNFLNGNSAVYLKDAILKAEELKQWQDWQDFLPQTPQTNTIERAIVLPDKHCATLIQMSLWRQVKIKLDENKTVDGGFRYEEAIPPDTLMYFTWGTTSAANGTASQIHQEFSQLLAKHEILQIGGQESLGRGFVQQWLEK; encoded by the coding sequence ATGATTAACTACGCTTATCTTTATTTACTTTCCCCCTTACATACAGGTGGAACAACTCAAGAGGGTAATTTGTTAGGAATTGCCCGTGAATCTCACACCAATTTTCCCTATATTCCTTCTAGCAGTATTCGCGGCAGACTACGGGCTAGTGTTGAAGACAAAGACCAGAAATTTAAACTTTTTGGTACAGATTTAGAGAATGCTAGCCAACTAGAACAAGGAACTATTTGGATCGGTGATGGTTCTCTACTTTGGCTTCCCGTACCTTCTCTCAGTCATGGGGTAGTGTGGGTTAGTTGCCCGATGCTGTTAAAACGATGGGCGAGGTTCACAGGTAAGTTGAATCGAATTCCAGTTGAATATAGCTGCAATTTTTTGAATGGTAACTCGGCTGTTTATCTCAAAGATGCCATTCTCAAAGCAGAAGAATTAAAGCAATGGCAAGATTGGCAAGATTTTCTTCCACAAACTCCTCAAACTAACACGATTGAAAGAGCGATCGTTCTTCCAGACAAACATTGTGCCACCTTAATTCAAATGAGTCTGTGGCGACAGGTCAAAATTAAACTCGACGAAAACAAAACTGTCGATGGTGGTTTTCGCTACGAAGAAGCCATTCCTCCCGATACCCTAATGTATTTTACTTGGGGAACTACCTCGGCTGCTAATGGTACGGCATCTCAAATACATCAAGAGTTCAGTCAGTTACTAGCCAAACACGAAATCTTGCAAATTGGCGGACAAGAAAGCTTAGGAAGAGGCTTTGTTCAACAGTGGCTAGAAAAATGA
- a CDS encoding type III-B CRISPR module-associated Cmr3 family protein translates to MHWYTLTPLDILLFRDAKPFSPGERAWAGSVFPPNGHAIAGAIRGLLNSKDNLTIKGTFLCYQQQLYFPRPLNYVNNSLLHPLTWLDEKSPARQMIWDRLSPAPLLLKEKESGKGKEKENKLEQKPRHYLPFSVVTKLLNNEILNPEDWLCQQGESSQPWTVETRSHNAIAPDSRQVKDADGYFVENAIRLHSGWSMAIAIDRKIPNVPTSMRLGGEGHRVLVEECPSLGEQWEQLQQQSQRNYQRGGKSLAYLITPGVFERIHKNQKAVCQPYPWEWKLAHTVNSNQKPGNLVSVATAQPLPISGRVKDNAELGMMNDERNNSSFSTHPSSLKSIPAPQVFAAPAGSVYYLERPDTLFAENLNSQPGKALEKAKRWRQLGYSELLWISYQDN, encoded by the coding sequence ATGCACTGGTATACTCTCACACCCCTAGATATACTTTTATTCCGCGACGCTAAACCTTTTAGCCCAGGAGAAAGAGCCTGGGCGGGCAGTGTTTTTCCTCCCAACGGACACGCGATCGCGGGCGCAATTAGAGGATTATTAAATAGTAAAGACAACCTAACTATTAAAGGTACTTTTCTTTGCTATCAACAGCAGCTTTATTTCCCTCGTCCTCTCAATTACGTTAATAACTCTTTGCTCCATCCTTTAACTTGGTTAGATGAAAAATCTCCCGCTCGGCAAATGATTTGGGATAGGCTATCGCCCGCGCCTCTGTTATTAAAAGAAAAAGAATCAGGCAAGGGCAAAGAAAAAGAAAATAAGCTCGAACAAAAACCAAGACATTATTTACCTTTTTCTGTAGTTACCAAACTGCTAAATAACGAAATTTTAAATCCTGAAGATTGGTTATGCCAACAGGGGGAAAGTTCCCAACCCTGGACGGTAGAAACTCGTTCCCACAATGCGATCGCCCCTGATAGTCGTCAGGTAAAAGATGCAGATGGCTACTTTGTCGAGAATGCCATTCGTCTGCATTCAGGTTGGAGTATGGCGATCGCTATAGACAGAAAAATCCCCAATGTTCCTACTTCGATGCGTTTAGGAGGAGAAGGACATCGGGTATTAGTCGAAGAATGTCCTTCACTAGGCGAACAATGGGAGCAATTACAGCAGCAATCTCAACGCAACTATCAACGAGGAGGTAAATCTTTAGCTTATTTAATCACCCCTGGAGTGTTTGAACGCATCCATAAAAACCAAAAAGCAGTTTGTCAACCCTATCCTTGGGAATGGAAACTAGCCCATACAGTTAATTCCAATCAAAAACCAGGAAATTTAGTTAGCGTAGCAACCGCCCAACCTTTACCGATTAGTGGAAGAGTTAAAGACAATGCTGAATTAGGAATGATGAACGATGAACGAAATAATTCATCATTCAGCACTCATCCTTCATCATTAAAAAGCATCCCCGCCCCTCAAGTGTTTGCTGCCCCTGCTGGTAGCGTTTACTACTTAGAGCGACCAGATACTTTGTTTGCTGAGAATCTCAATTCCCAACCAGGTAAAGCTTTAGAAAAAGCCAAACGCTGGCGACAGTTGGGATATTCGGAATTACTTTGGATTTCTTATCAAGATAATTAA
- a CDS encoding four helix bundle protein, giving the protein MNDKLGIMNGNKHDLRKRTKDFAIQIIILYSNLPKTTEASVMGKQILRSGTSVGAHYREATRARSTAEFISKIEGGLQELEETVYWLELLTETNTVNTAKTQNLFQEAEELMRILVASVKTAKRAN; this is encoded by the coding sequence ATGAATGATAAATTAGGAATTATGAACGGGAATAAACATGATTTGAGGAAAAGGACTAAAGATTTTGCCATACAAATTATTATTCTCTATTCAAATTTACCAAAAACAACAGAAGCAAGTGTTATGGGTAAACAAATACTTCGTAGCGGAACTTCCGTTGGCGCACATTATCGAGAAGCAACTCGCGCCCGTTCAACAGCAGAATTTATTAGCAAAATAGAAGGAGGATTACAAGAATTAGAAGAAACTGTTTATTGGCTAGAGCTTTTAACAGAAACTAATACTGTAAATACGGCTAAAACTCAAAATTTGTTTCAAGAAGCAGAAGAACTAATGCGTATTTTAGTTGCCTCTGTCAAAACAGCAAAACGAGCAAACTAA
- a CDS encoding type III-B CRISPR-associated protein Cas10/Cmr2: MSEAYWQAKIWGLLHDPGLKALSHSQDLGREGQWAILRCMQGWQSPKDKSAVDSLNRRWLDYVGLCDLIASASDRSTIGRLAPQYSAISYQENGLQIHHLLSGKAQKLQICQWHERLQQGKRKEFLEQKELEVLNSIKDWDNPSQVHWWLWRCYPDLLAKDTPEIYLLPAETRLPDASLWSHTSITSALAGGLAGYYRQQENYPAKNQSFTRSSRPHLVVFTFSPVQELVKASRKMRDFWAGSWLLHYLSAKVCWELAKKYGADTFLYPCLYQQPLIDHWLLKEYPHFGQWIEEPTPQQLLTAGFPNVIVMILPNNGKQGDEIKDNPIYAATQYAKQVLEKEWQELGTKSLEFLQKMNPAWKEINPHTWDDWLKSQWQTYWTALPIGNLETELHHSPRKNEAGEYEKWCDSQNDFTNLKENLALFETNEAKFLKAVFGLLDKETETDSKGYSRQPNLNVGSWWGSIFDRLRDNLTAVKNARTWSMPTAFGPRSTISGIGSVVHPIYDETKPDWATEGQTKKFWSEQKNTGLFDGIEELNATEVVKRVLHKILPDILGINDLSLTYPDLSSGVAGWLKQAEIAGNREAIKYYQTACGEIYQQFSWTQDAARTAWGIPWIKNNYPKLPNPRLLNAGWLIEDFKNIDEKQTELSKIKNIIANYFPPGKNPTDWYVLAAGDGDSMREWLKGAKLKPYQEYIPQELQEKIDGFPDEIKQPVSEFLKVKKRMGPATHSALSRSLLDFANQLVPYLTESRYAGRLIYCGGDDILSYTNLWEWDSWLWDIRQCFKGQEDPQGEFESEGDYWKYKNNYELGTMNDKKNNDELGIMNDEQKDLSLIIHPSSLNQNSSFSTHPSSLTNRPLFTLGSSATISFGIVIAHHSVPLAIALENLWEAEEEAKEHYYIVNNEKFSKDAVQVRTIYGNGNILKSTAKFKVFASWRELVDFAQTHSELDSAIFEQAAEIWSAHPAPKVAIAQWTKAFCERRAIFSEESKSQKQLFIDYLSNFLTILVEHSLDNKQADTEIKNWLKLAAFTLRNRQIN; this comes from the coding sequence GTGTCTGAAGCTTACTGGCAAGCCAAAATTTGGGGATTGCTCCACGATCCGGGTTTAAAAGCCTTATCCCACAGTCAAGATTTAGGTAGAGAAGGACAATGGGCAATCCTTAGATGTATGCAAGGATGGCAGTCTCCAAAAGACAAATCTGCGGTAGATTCGCTCAATCGTAGATGGCTAGACTATGTAGGATTATGTGACTTAATCGCCTCGGCAAGCGATCGCAGTACCATAGGTAGACTCGCTCCTCAATATAGTGCGATTAGTTATCAAGAAAACGGGTTACAAATTCACCATTTACTCTCTGGCAAAGCCCAAAAATTACAAATATGCCAATGGCATGAAAGGTTACAACAAGGTAAGCGTAAAGAATTTTTAGAACAGAAAGAACTAGAAGTCTTAAACTCCATCAAAGACTGGGACAATCCCTCTCAAGTACATTGGTGGTTATGGCGTTGCTATCCCGACTTATTAGCTAAAGATACTCCTGAAATTTATTTACTGCCTGCCGAAACTCGCCTACCCGATGCTTCTCTTTGGAGTCATACCAGTATTACTTCCGCTCTAGCTGGAGGATTAGCAGGCTATTATCGACAACAAGAAAATTATCCGGCTAAGAATCAAAGTTTTACTCGCTCCTCTCGTCCTCATTTAGTTGTCTTTACTTTCTCTCCCGTTCAAGAATTAGTAAAAGCTAGTCGGAAAATGCGAGATTTTTGGGCTGGTTCGTGGTTGCTGCATTATCTATCAGCCAAAGTTTGTTGGGAATTAGCCAAAAAATACGGTGCAGATACATTTTTATATCCTTGTTTGTATCAACAACCTTTAATCGACCATTGGTTATTAAAAGAATATCCCCACTTTGGTCAGTGGATAGAGGAACCGACACCACAACAATTACTTACGGCTGGTTTTCCTAATGTCATTGTGATGATTCTCCCCAACAACGGTAAACAGGGAGATGAGATTAAAGATAATCCCATCTATGCAGCAACCCAATATGCCAAACAAGTTTTAGAAAAAGAGTGGCAAGAATTAGGAACTAAATCATTAGAGTTTCTCCAAAAGATGAATCCAGCTTGGAAAGAAATTAACCCTCATACTTGGGATGATTGGCTAAAATCTCAATGGCAAACCTATTGGACGGCTTTACCCATTGGTAATTTAGAGACAGAATTACATCATTCTCCCCGAAAAAATGAAGCAGGAGAATATGAAAAATGGTGCGATTCACAAAATGATTTTACTAATTTAAAAGAAAATTTAGCTTTATTTGAAACCAATGAAGCAAAATTTCTCAAAGCAGTCTTTGGTTTATTAGACAAAGAAACAGAAACTGATTCTAAAGGTTATTCCAGGCAGCCTAATCTGAATGTCGGTTCTTGGTGGGGCAGTATCTTCGATCGCCTTCGCGATAATCTAACCGCAGTCAAAAATGCCCGTACTTGGTCAATGCCAACTGCTTTTGGTCCTCGCTCGACCATTTCTGGAATCGGTTCGGTAGTCCATCCCATTTACGATGAAACTAAACCAGACTGGGCAACAGAAGGACAAACCAAAAAGTTTTGGTCCGAGCAAAAAAATACTGGCTTATTTGATGGCATTGAAGAATTAAACGCTACTGAAGTTGTTAAGCGAGTTTTACATAAAATATTGCCAGATATCTTAGGTATCAACGATTTATCTTTAACTTATCCCGACCTGAGTTCTGGGGTTGCTGGTTGGTTAAAGCAAGCGGAGATAGCAGGAAATAGAGAAGCAATTAAATATTATCAAACTGCTTGTGGTGAAATTTATCAGCAATTTAGTTGGACACAAGATGCAGCCAGAACCGCCTGGGGTATTCCTTGGATTAAAAATAATTATCCCAAATTACCCAATCCTAGATTATTAAATGCAGGTTGGCTAATCGAAGATTTTAAAAATATTGATGAAAAACAAACTGAACTTAGTAAAATAAAAAATATTATTGCTAATTATTTTCCTCCTGGTAAAAATCCGACAGATTGGTATGTACTCGCTGCTGGCGACGGCGATAGCATGCGTGAGTGGTTAAAAGGAGCAAAATTAAAACCCTATCAAGAATATATTCCCCAAGAATTACAAGAAAAAATCGACGGCTTTCCCGACGAAATCAAACAACCAGTAAGCGAATTTCTCAAAGTTAAGAAAAGAATGGGACCCGCTACCCATAGTGCCTTGAGTCGTTCTCTGCTTGATTTTGCCAATCAATTAGTACCTTATCTGACTGAATCTCGCTACGCTGGCAGACTAATTTATTGCGGTGGCGATGATATTTTATCCTATACCAATCTCTGGGAATGGGATAGTTGGCTGTGGGATATTCGTCAGTGTTTTAAAGGTCAAGAAGATCCGCAAGGTGAGTTTGAAAGTGAAGGGGATTATTGGAAATATAAAAATAACTATGAATTAGGAACGATGAACGATAAAAAAAATAACGATGAATTAGGAATTATGAACGATGAACAAAAAGATTTATCCCTCATCATTCATCCTTCATCATTAAACCAAAACTCATCATTCAGCACTCATCCTTCATCATTAACAAACCGTCCTTTATTTACTCTGGGGTCGTCAGCAACTATTAGTTTTGGCATAGTTATCGCTCATCATTCTGTACCATTAGCTATTGCTTTAGAAAATCTTTGGGAGGCTGAAGAAGAAGCCAAAGAGCATTATTATATTGTTAATAACGAAAAATTCTCGAAAGATGCGGTTCAAGTTCGCACAATCTATGGCAACGGTAATATTTTAAAATCTACTGCTAAATTTAAAGTCTTTGCAAGCTGGCGCGAATTGGTAGATTTTGCTCAAACACATTCAGAATTAGACAGTGCCATCTTTGAACAAGCTGCTGAAATTTGGTCAGCTCATCCCGCACCCAAAGTAGCTATTGCTCAATGGACAAAGGCTTTTTGTGAACGACGAGCAATTTTCAGCGAAGAATCAAAATCTCAAAAACAATTATTTATTGACTATTTGAGCAATTTCCTAACCATTTTAGTAGAGCATAGCTTAGATAATAAACAAGCAGATACTGAAATAAAAAATTGGCTCAAATTAGCAGCATTTACTCTAAGAAATAGGCAAATAAATTAG